The Megalobrama amblycephala isolate DHTTF-2021 linkage group LG8, ASM1881202v1, whole genome shotgun sequence region TGGCCGAGAAGATTCGTAACCTGTAGCTGGCGGCGGACACGCGGTCGACGCTCAGATCGCTGCCGTTGCTGTAGATCCGCGCGAGCCCGTCGTAGGTCAGGGTCGCTATGAGGCGGCCTTTGCTGTCCTCAGAAAACGTGACGTCTTTCTTCGCTGGTTCCTCTGGCTTCTGAAGCCACTGCACCTCCACCTGTGAAGAAGCGGTCGTTTCCACGGAGATGTTGCAGAGCAGAGTGACCGTACTGCCGCGCCTCAGGAGCGGCCGGCGAGGGAGATCGATGGTGGCAGAAACATGCACGTCTGAACGGGCACATGAATATGAATTAAACAGATGAAGCTCATGAAAATAAGTCTGGGTCATAAGTCActctaaatattttatgattaaaaacttttatttattaaattaagatttttttttttttgcattttgtttaaaattatgTATCGATAGctctccaaggctgcatttatttaatcaaaaatacagtaaaaattgtgaaatattattccaatgtaaatcagctgttttctatgtgaatatatagtaaagtgtaatttattcctgtgatcaaagctgaattttcagcatcattactccagtcttcagtgtcacatgatccttcagaaatcattctaatatgatgatttgatgatcaagaaacatttatgattattatcaatgatggaaacagtttcatatttttatggaaactgtgacacattttatttttcaggattctctgatgaatagaaagttcaaaagaacagcatttatttgaaatagaatcttttgtaacattataaatgtctttactgtcacttttgatcaatttaatgcgtccttgatGAATACAATTATACAATTACAATTAAAGAAGttttgctcaccaaagctgcatttatttaatcaaaaatacagtaaaatagtgaaatattattccaatgtaaatcagctgttttctatgtgaatatatagtaaagtgtaatttattcctgtgatcaaagctgaattttcagcatcattactccagtcttcagtgtcacatgatccttcagaaatcattctgatatgatgatttgctgctcaagaaacatttatgattattatcaatgttgaaaacagttcatatttttgtgaaaaccatgatttttttggattcttttatgaatagaacattcaaaaaacagcatttatttgaaataaaatcttttggaacattataaatatctttactgccacttttgatcaatttaatgtgtccttgatgaataaaagtattaaatttcattcaaacaaatcttactgacctcaattTTAACTTATTTACTTTAAGTGAAAAGTTCAAAAATGATTCAAGAAATGTATTAACTTCTAAAAGTTTCTtttgtgtcatttatttattagtagTAAATATCAgatgttattataataataaaaatacaatttattaatagtaataaatagtagtaaataattaaagttgctgtagtaaataaataaaatttacaaaaattatataatgagaatgtacaacatgaatccattttccaaaccgtgtttttctcttaccctgaatcattatggtacacttataatgtataataagtgtttatattctgactatttcaggccggactggtaggactcgccgcagagtatcacagtaactgcgtgactcgccatagacatacacggagaaaagtagctccggctacaatgttcttccgcaagacgtgtgcagttctgtttattaaccgctagagggccaaaaatcacggactgcagctttaatagtaataaattcactcacaaactcaaacaaacacacatatacacacatttccTCACGCACCTTCAGTCTTCAGGCTCACAGTGACCCACTCTGATCTCTGGGTGATCGTTGCGGGACTCGACGGTCCTGGCGTCTGTTTCCCGGCGTAGACGCTCACGACGCACCGGTAGAGTCCGGCGTCAGAGGGGTGAACGGAGAACAGGCGCAGAGAGAACCTCCCATCAGCCTCTTTCTCCATACTGCCGCCTCCCGCTCTGCTGACATCATCGCCCCAGGTCACCACGCCGTCAGGGCCCACGCGCGCCACCTCCACCTCCACACCGCCCGTCGGCCCGCGCCGCATCCACTGGACGAGCAGCGCCGAGCGGTTCCACGCGCCCATGCCGGACACCTGACAGGAGAGGCTGAGAGGAGCGCCGGGCTGCAGCGAGACGTCACCGCCTGGAGCCGAGCGCACCGTCAGCGTGTCCACTGCACGAGGAAACAGAATCACACAGGCTGTATGAAATGTGTGTCAACTAATTCTCAGGTCAATAAACATCGATGCTGCATCGGCACATAAAACAACATGCATTAAAACATGCCAGCATTTACACTGCGAGGCCTAATGCACATATCCGAAACAGAAAATAAACCCAAGAGATTTACTATGATCAAGTCGCTTCACTATGCAACATCCACAGCAGCTTGTGCAGTCATGAGACGTTCACACTAAGATGAGCGAGAGCAGGCGCCCGTTCCAAAGCTGATGCTTCTTATCCTTGTTGTTTTACATAAACGAATAGATTAAATACGAGAGTTTGTCTCTAACCGAGAGGTTGAACGGTGAGATTCCCGAGCTCCATGGTCCTCTGCGCGATGCGTTCCCACTGGCCATCCGGATCTCTGATCCACTGCACAGCCTCGCAGAAATATGACCCAGAATCCTCCGGTGCCAGAGCGCTCATCTTCAGCACGTACAGATCCCTGCCTCCGTCCCCTTTCCGCTTTTCCAGAGCGATCTCTCCATCTCTGTATCTCTTTCCGTAACCGCCGCTGTGACCCGGAGTCACGCGCAGCTCGCGGTCGATGGCGATGATTTCTCTCAGGTTGTGACCCAGAGACTCCGCCCCCCTGCTGCTCCGCATGCCGAACGTGACGGACACGTGAGTGTGCTGTACTGATTGGACGGACGCTGCGCATGTCAGCTGAAGCTCCGTGCCTTCGATGACAGGCTGGCCGCTCAGAATGCGAGAGTGTGTTATCAGCAGCGTATCTGGAATCACTGCAGAAATAAGAAACATATTtctgaatatatttaaatacatttggtGTTTAACATACAGCACCTGTCAAAAGTCTGGAAACAATACAATTTAACGCTTTTGTTATCATACCGTTTTGATGTTTAATGCGATTGGATGTCTTGCGTTCGCCACTATCATTTTGAAATGGTATAAAAGTTTTTATAACTTTATGAAACCAAGATGAATACTAATTAGGGTTGCAAAGGGTCGTAAAGTTTCCGGTAAATTTCCAGGGGAACTTAAGGTGGGGAATTTTGaaaatattccaatttggaaacgGGACTTTTTGAGAATTTATGGGAATTCATtggaaatttatataaatttctattttgtatttgtatttgtatttgtattttatttatatagcaccaaTTTAATACAAACGTTAGTTGTCCAAAGTGCTTCACAGTGCCAAGAAAGaacaaaagtagaaaaaaataaaaataaataaataaaacaatacaaagcACACACATTAAACATCATTCTCAATCATTAGACCTTGCATTCAGAGTTAAGCAAATGTGATTTCAACATAGCTTTGAAAACAGGTAAAGATTTGATGGATCTAATCGCGACTGGGAGATCGTTCCACAATTTAGGACCGGCTCGAGAGAAGGCTCGATCACCtttgtgtttgtattttgtCTTAGTAACGGCAAGCAGATATTTGTTTTCGGATCTCAAGGATCTTGGCGGAGTATACACTGTCACCATCCTAGATAAGTAAGTAGGCGCTAAATTGTGAATGGCCTTAAAAACAAGTACAAGAATCTTAAAAACAATTCGATAACGTACTGGCAACCACTTCAGTGAAATTAAAAGCGGAGTCACagaatcatgtttttttgcagacTTGATCATTCTCGCTGCTGCGTTCTGAATTTTCTGCAGACGCATTAGTGCTTTACCATCAACTCCAAAGTACAGGGAGTTACAGTAATCCATTCGAGAAAAAACCATAGCTGAGATTGCCTTCTCAAAATCAGATGaagataaaaatgatttagtcTTTGCTAACTGACGTAAGTTAAAAAAGCATGATCTGACAACTGAGTTTATTTGACAATCCATCTTTAACTCACTGTCCAAAACAAACCCCAGGTTTTTCACCTTAGATTTAGTAGATCCTGATAGGGTAGTAGCATTTAAATGCTGGATTACTTCATGCTTCCTAGGTCCAAACACAATAGCCTcggttttgttttcattaagCATCAAACAATTTGCAGCCATCCAGTCCTTAACCTCTTGGAAACATGTCAACAGGGCATCAAATGAATTTGGCTGTATCTCTCTCACGGGCAAATAGATATGCgtatcatcagcgtagcagtgaaaagaTACGTTATATTTTCTGAAGATAGCCCCCAAGGGTAGCATATAGAGGGAGAAAAGTATTGGAGCAAGAATCGACCCTTGTGGAATACCCCAGGGAAGATGTACTCTTGAAGACTGACAGTTCCCACTGCTAACTGAGAAAGACCTGTCCATGAGATACGATTCAAACCATTTCAGCACATTGCCTTTTAGGCCGACCCAGTGTTCAAGACGATTGATTAAAATCTTGTGATCCACCATATCGAATGCCGCACTAAGATCGAGCAAAATTAGAATAACATTCTCGCCATTGTCAAGTGACAGCAAAATGTCATCTAACACTTTAACAAGCACTGTCTCAGTACTATGGCGAGACTTAAAGCCTGACTGAAACGGCTCATCTATTGCATTCAGCGTAATGTGTGCTTGTAACTGTTTAAAAACTACTTTTTCTAAAACCTTTGCTAAAAAAGGTAAATTAGAAACGGGTCTAAAATGATTAGGATCCTCTATTGCCAAATTTGGCCTCTTTAACAATGGAAAAACAGTAGCCTGCTTAAAGGCCGTTGGGCAAATGCCCTGACTGAGGCATTTGTTAATAtacaaattttatataaatctatataaaatatatcataaacaaacaaataaatagttatttttaataaaatagttATTTCTTTTTTGCATCCAATTcattctaatttagtaaatatgtaaaataaatatattttattgcagcaattgttatgCGCGTGTTATTTATTTAACGTCAGAAATTTCGGTTGTgccgcttaatatttttttggaacctgtgattcttttttcaggattctatgataaataaaatgttaaaaagaacagcatttatttaaaatagaacaggtcttttttttatcaatttcacatatccttgctgaataaaagcattaatttctttcaaaaaaataacagtagtgtatattgttacataagatttctattttaaataaatgctctaactttttattaatcaaagaatcctgaaaaaaggattcacagtttataaaaaaaatattaagcagcacaactgtttcaaaCATTATCAAATCattatattagaattatttttgaaggataaaaatttaaaaactgaaaatgcaTAAAATCTGTTGTAgttttttcaactacatttatgttccctgttataggctaacctgcaattCCCTgtattcccatatattcccgttaattcccatatatcCCGTTAATTCTTTGAAAATTCCTTGAAAATTCCcagaattttgcaaccctaatactaattatatatagtgtaaatattatattataatattatatttatggtGGTTTAGTTCGTATCTTAAAGACAGGACTTTTACTGTAGAGTTGGGCAAGTTCTCTTCATCTTCGGCTCCTATTATTAGTGGAGTACCTCAGCGCTCTATTTTGGGTCCgcttctttttttaaacttgtatATGTGTCCACTGGGAGATATTAATAAGCACaatgtttcatttaatttttatggCTATGATACACAGCTGTACCTGCCGTTGAAAGCTGGCGATTCCATTCAGCCTTTGTTATAATGCATCTGGGACATTAAGAAATGGTTATCAAataactttgaggacaaaacgGAAATAATTGCTTTTGGTCCCCCAAAATTAAGAAGTAGTCTCATTAGGGAGGTGGGTAATCATTTCCCCTCAGGTTATGAACCTTAGGGTCATCCTGGACTATAATATTATCATACTCCTGTTTTATTGTCTTTTGTTTGgctttactgtttttatttgatgTTTCTTTACTCTGTTCAGCACTTTGGATAGCTCTGCTAtgtttaaatgtgctatataaataaaatttacttACATATTTTATAGCATTACAGATTAAGAATTTagtacattaaatatttttaaatattcttcatcatcatcatcgatCCATCTGTTTTCTGATAAACCACCTACCTTTGACTACCACTGATGAACTGTAGTTCCCCAGGAAGCGCGAGTCAGTGCTGGGCGTGTAACACTCGTAACGGCCCTGATCATCTGGACGGAGCCTTTGGATTACAAGTCTGGCTTTGTCGCCCGAGTCCCTCTCGACCCGAACCTCGCCCGCCTGTACGCGACCCTGGAACGGCGCGTACGGAAACCGTGTGTCTCGCGTGGACACCACACCGATGTT contains the following coding sequences:
- the igsf8 gene encoding immunoglobulin superfamily member 8, yielding MAPRWITFIALLWEFQCCVCREVTLPAGPLYRVAGFSLSLPCTVSGYEGPRSQDFEWFLYREDAGTQNIGVVSTRDTRFPYAPFQGRVQAGEVRVERDSGDKARLVIQRLRPDDQGRYECYTPSTDSRFLGNYSSSVVVKVIPDTLLITHSRILSGQPVIEGTELQLTCAASVQSVQHTHVSVTFGMRSSRGAESLGHNLREIIAIDRELRVTPGHSGGYGKRYRDGEIALEKRKGDGGRDLYVLKMSALAPEDSGSYFCEAVQWIRDPDGQWERIAQRTMELGNLTVQPLVDTLTVRSAPGGDVSLQPGAPLSLSCQVSGMGAWNRSALLVQWMRRGPTGGVEVEVARVGPDGVVTWGDDVSRAGGGSMEKEADGRFSLRLFSVHPSDAGLYRCVVSVYAGKQTPGPSSPATITQRSEWVTVSLKTEDVHVSATIDLPRRPLLRRGSTVTLLCNISVETTASSQVEVQWLQKPEEPAKKDVTFSEDSKGRLIATLTYDGLARIYSNGSDLSVDRVSAASYRLRIFSASEEDQGHYQCQAEVWSQDPHGGWYNTGARAESVTAHLYLYARVADLLLIPLVVGVSSALFVGVLIIATVTCCFMKRLARQRSHIRK